A part of Nitrososphaerota archaeon genomic DNA contains:
- a CDS encoding M20/M25/M40 family metallo-hydrolase produces MGYSLEKAKNEAIEILSELIKINTSNPPGNELPAAKYIAEKLEEANLETEIIKSEENRGNVICKIKGEKKETSILLLSHLDVVPANASEWSVDPFSGIIKDGFIWGRGAIDCKSLTAIECVIMKLIALNNIKPEGDIVFAATADEEKGGGAGVEYIIKNYPEKIKTKYVINEGGGFSIPIKDKHIFLVQTAEKGIVWLKIKAGGVPAHGSMPGIGDNAILRMMKTIDRIMSHRPPVMIIPVVEEFIKKISGERGTEYKILSNLLLNKYLAHKILDKLAEKNKGEAEMIRSMISTTITPTMINGGIKENIVPSLCETIFDCRILPGQTKEELLNNIKNLVKDIDKLEFEYVKYDEPTESPFETDFFKIIEDSLKEYDNKFEAVPYMVPGGTDSRFLRRIGSICYGFHPVKTDMPFNQLMKLPHGIDERISIENIHFGVDMLYRIIKKMMF; encoded by the coding sequence TTGGGTTATTCATTAGAAAAAGCAAAAAATGAAGCTATAGAAATATTATCTGAACTTATTAAAATAAATACTTCTAATCCTCCTGGAAATGAATTGCCTGCAGCTAAATATATTGCAGAAAAACTTGAAGAAGCTAATTTAGAAACTGAAATAATAAAATCTGAAGAAAATAGAGGAAATGTAATTTGTAAAATTAAAGGAGAGAAAAAAGAAACAAGTATATTACTTTTGTCGCATTTAGATGTTGTTCCAGCAAATGCTTCAGAATGGAGTGTAGACCCATTTAGTGGAATTATAAAAGATGGTTTTATTTGGGGAAGAGGAGCAATTGATTGTAAATCTCTTACAGCAATAGAATGTGTTATTATGAAACTTATAGCATTAAATAATATAAAACCTGAAGGAGATATAGTTTTTGCAGCTACAGCCGATGAAGAAAAAGGTGGTGGAGCAGGAGTAGAATATATAATAAAGAATTACCCTGAAAAAATTAAAACAAAATATGTAATTAATGAGGGAGGAGGTTTTTCGATACCAATTAAAGATAAACATATATTTTTAGTTCAAACTGCTGAAAAAGGAATAGTATGGTTAAAGATAAAAGCAGGTGGAGTGCCTGCGCATGGTTCTATGCCTGGAATTGGGGATAATGCAATTTTAAGAATGATGAAAACAATAGATAGAATTATGTCTCATAGACCTCCAGTAATGATTATACCAGTAGTAGAAGAATTTATTAAGAAAATATCTGGTGAAAGAGGTACTGAATATAAAATTCTTTCTAATCTTTTATTAAATAAATATCTTGCACATAAAATACTTGATAAATTAGCTGAGAAAAATAAAGGAGAAGCTGAAATGATAAGGTCTATGATTAGTACAACAATAACTCCAACAATGATTAATGGAGGAATAAAAGAAAATATTGTTCCATCATTATGTGAAACAATTTTTGATTGTCGTATACTTCCTGGACAAACAAAAGAAGAATTATTAAATAATATTAAAAATCTTGTTAAAGATATAGATAAGTTAGAATTTGAATATGTAAAATATGATGAACCAACAGAATCTCCATTTGAAACAGATTTCTTTAAAATAATTGAAGATTCTTTAAAAGAATATGATAATAAATTTGAAGCAGTTCCATACATGGTTCCAGGTGGAACAGATTCAAGATTTTTAAGAAGGATTGGGTCAATATGTTATGGTTTTCATCCAGTAAAAACAGATATGCCTTTTAATCAATTAATGAAGCTTCCTCATGGAATAGATGAACGTATATCGATAGAAAATATTCATTTTGGAGTAGATATGCTTTATAGAATCATTAAAAAGATGATGTTCTAA